The Falco biarmicus isolate bFalBia1 chromosome 1, bFalBia1.pri, whole genome shotgun sequence DNA segment AGCTTTAAGTGATAGCTGTACTAGAGTTTTATGCGAACTGGATACAAACTGTCACTCAAAAAAAGCTCTAATAAACAATTCCTGTTATGTAGGAATATATCCTATGGCAGACACCAGCTATACTTAGAGGACAGGAATATAAGCTGTTCATATCAAGTTATTGAAGAATTTAAAGTACACTACAATTGATCTAGTTCAGGTTTTTAAACACAGCATTGAATACAAATGTCCAGATCACTGACTTTCATCAGTTTAGAAAGTTGTTTTTAGAGTTGGTTAGCTCAGttatggatttttattttttttttccccaatataaGAAGCCAGTTTAGCAGATGTGTGGGTTGTACTGCACAGCTAGTTTTAACCAGCAATGTTAATcttatatttttcagtatttagtgtccaaatatttgcaaaggaaaacagagtcTGCAAATTGTGTTGAGGTTCTATCGCATCTGCAAaactaaatataattttataagAACAGAATGGCTCCTTCAGATTTTCAGCTCTAATCTCCCTCTAGAGACAAACTTCAGCAACTGATCTATGGTTCTCATTCAGGCCAGACTGTGCTTTTTCAGATGCCTGGGCAAAGATCTTTCCAGTGAAGGGTTTCAGTTCTACAAGGAGAGAAAGTGAAGGCATCTGAGATGTAACCTGTTCATCCTCAGTCCCTAGAGAACCATAAAAACACAACTTTGCTTTAATGAAGATGAAGTCACCTGCGTGTTCATGGGAAGGTTTTAGTCTTCCCTCTCCTAGTCACTGTCCTAGTAGTAACTGTGTCTCATTAGCTCTGCTAAACCTCTCAGTATGTTGCTGTGGGCTTTTTTGTGAAGCGTACACTTGTCAGATTTGCCAGCAGACTCAACCTGACGCCTACTGACTGCCATACAGACACTCTTTAtgttccctcctgcctgcttcaGCAGTTAACTCAAAGGCGTTTATGAAAGTTTAGAGTGAAacccagccccatcccacccccaggaaaaatgaaattttcagtcCAGGCAAAAACTGCCTTATTTTGTTAATGCTAACTGAactgaaaattatatataatctAGGTAGTTTAGGCCATGCCATTGATTGAGGATAAACATACCAAAGCATTAAATTATCTTGGTAATGTGGTAAGAGATAGAAATCATAAAATAGTGACACATCTCAAAAAGCATTGTAATGTGTTTAAAAGCCAATGAAGTCTGGCAGCTGTGGCCCTCCTACTGCATTTACTGAGAAAagcttccatttattttcaagttacTATTacttttgaagattttttttaatcatgaaaGCTGATTTGATTGACAATGTCCACATTTAATCTTGTTGAATAAACACTATGGCacattttgcaaattaattGGAGAAGGCTGAAGAAAAGATTAAGCAAAAGCAATCAGACTTTGAAAAGTCTTGGTATAATCTTCAAGGCACCATTTAACATAAACTGTGTTTCTTGTACTAACTTGCTTGTTTACTTGTAGCAAATACAATAGTAATGACTGTCAGTTAAATTTTTGTACTAATCTGGAATACAGAGTCATTGAGGGAAGTCATGTATGCTCTGCGTGACTTCTGGAGGCAGtgaagaaaattctttaaagcagaaaagtaatttGGCAGAGTGGTTGCTGTAAACTCTTCAGTGTATGCTTATTATTGTTGAAACAGTTTTTTAGACCCACAGATTATAAAGCTATGGAATACATGTTTGCATCATTTTATATAAACGGCTGTAATTCTAGCCACCAAACTGCAGATCTACATGAAGCATTAAAGAGGACATAAGAGAAGATGACAACCAATTTATATGCAGTTTTATTCCTGGACACCACTTTGCCCACACAACTTGTTTTGAGATGAATTTAGGAGCCATATCCATTGTGTTGCATTAGTCTCACAAAACACAGTTGATCCAGGTATCAAACCTACACAGattgagagaaacaaaagagagtggaaagaaaaggcagacaaagttgggatttttttgcttgcaaGCAAAACAATAGCATGTATGTACTTTGAAAGGCATAATTACTGACATGGTTTGTTAGGTGTGCTTAAAGACAGTAAATGCTACAGATACTGTAGCAGTGTTCTGCATTGTAGGAACACCTGTTGTGTACCTTGAACAAAGAGTTGTGGAGGAACAATTAAATTCTGCATGTCTGAAACAGAAGATACTCCCATGTTATTCTGAGGTCTGATGTTGCAACAGAAAACAGTTGGGTTTATTTAGAAAAAGCTATACTCCCCCACCACCAAAGTATTTGagttaaaaatggaaagacagGGAGGCAGAGCTCCACTGAGGCTCAAAAAAATACCTGAGGTGAGGCCCTTGGTACCACACCTGTAATATCCCACAAATCTGATTTCAAAGATTAATGGCAGCCGAAACAAGAGTAGAGCTCAGTTAAGAGACattttgctgtgtcttttaTTTCCCCAAAACATTCCCATGCTATACTCGGCCGCGGGAAGAGGTAAATAGAAAAAGCTGGCGACTGAGTAGTATGGAAActgtgaattaaaaatgaacagtCCCAATGAACAGGTATATCTAGttcatttcaaaaaataaaaaaaaattccaataaATCTGTTGTCACTAATAGCTGAGACCAGCAGCTAAAAGTTATTCTTTTCAGAGACAGGCAGCCTATTGCAGAAGTTGGCTATTGGCATTGCATATTTCAGCCTGACTACTCAGAAATAAGGGTTCCTACCATTAGGCTTTAACTGAATTCCTTTCAACAACAGTTCAACCTGTTCCTCACTGGAATCCTATTACGCTTTTCCAGTAAGGTGTTAAGGCAACAACTCAGGCTTACTATTTATGGAGCTAGTGACTCTTAAAATATACTCTGAAGTAAGTGGCTATTCCTTTAATCTGTGACCTTAAAATTCAGCAAGAGTTGATGTTTTGTTGCTCTTATGTACTGAGCTGCCTATCAATCACTGATGCAATCTGACTGGTGCTGTACCATTTGCTCACGTTGCTGCTGAATATAATGGCAGCATAGCTCAGTGGGGACATCCACCATGAATATATATACCAAACTCTTTGTCACCCAGCGTCACCCTACCAACATCCTCAGTGTAGGGCAAATAATTAAGATTATTTCTTGTTATACCTGAAGTAGATCAAACGGAGAAAGATTAACAGGAATGGTGAGGACAGGGAAAGAGCAGAAGATAATTACAACAGCCAAATGGAGTTCTTTTAGCAATATAAAATTTCAGCGGCCAAAAATGGAAGAACAACAAATtcctctgcaaagctgcctcACATCAGACATCACAGAACAGCCTGCAGCATGACCTTCTGCCCAAGGCAAGGCGTGCTCATGAGCTCAAAGCCTGCGGGCATACAGGGAAGCACACCCTCTTTAGACTTCGCACCTATCGTGACACTttgcttccctctcctcccagccttgatttctgtttccaaacaATATCACTGCTTTGTAGCCCTTTAAAAGTGGTTAGATATAGGGAAAGCATAAAAGTACTAATCAGTAGGAAACATCAGGAAGCAGACCAGATCCATTCAGGATGGAGTCATGACCTCTGTAAATGCAGAGCTACCAAACAAAACTTTCTAGATCACTTAGAAACACATCATTAGTCCTTGTCACACTGGGGCTTAGCTTATTGTGGAAAAGTTCttagtttcttttcagattCTCTGGAGAATTTCCAAAACCTAGCCCTTGCATTTCCTCAGGTTGTTCATACGTAATTTCATATTTCAGCCCTTGTTAGCTGGTACAGTATGCACTGTTCCAAGCTTAAAATTCATAATTACAATAGCCTGCTGAGACAAAGCAGTTGGGTGCTCTGCCATTGCAGCTTCCACTTCTAAAGTGAGTTAGACGATACCAAAATCATGCTTACACCAGCCATCCACTGAGTTTATAAAGTCTTCGGAAAACATTTTAGTTTAGGGAGTTTGTATACGCAGCCTGCTTATAACGTGACGATCTAACAGCTATGCTATGTGTGAGGCCATTAAGAGTTCACTTCAAACATTGCATTAGAAACACCCTGACCTTTAAACAGAGTTCAGTGCTGATGGTTAGTAGTCCTTTGATAAAGTGTAAAGTTAGTTGTTTACGTCACAGCAGCTTGCTGGCTAACTCTTGAAATGACCTTCAGAAGCATTCATTGTGTAGTTTCTTTCCTGAGCATCATGACTGGAACCACAGCTCTTCTAGCATTTTGTTAATGCAGTCATACTACGTAGTCTATGGTTTCATTATCTTATGTTTTGCAGGGCCAGAGTGCATGCTACCTGATATATCCTTAGAAACCCCACTCGCAAAGCAAATACTAACTTTTCTTTGGTCTACTACTCACGCAGAGCTCTTCCTAACTGCTTCCTAGGAGAGTGTTACCTTCCCACAGTTGGGCAGCTCTATCTATATTGCATGAGCCTTTCTCCCCAGGAGGTTTTACTTCTAAGGTTGCTGTCACATCATCCTTTAGGAGGCTGTAATTCCTAGGCTTCCTACAAGACCCTCAGCTTTTAGAAATGCTCTTTTGGGCCAGTccataccttttcctttttatgttttgtttcaaagataAACCTATTCTTGCAGATAAAAAAAGCGCTTAATTCTCTTGTGATTGTGCTTCAACTCCAgtgaaatcagattttaaaaaataatacaaaaagtAATACTCAAGAGGTATCTTGGGTGCAAAAGTTTCGTCGTGTCTCCTGAtgactggaaattattttgtcatGGCATTATTGTATGTGcctgtcttttaaaaactgtaattatACCAAATGATCTAGGAGCATAGAGTTGGGAAAGCTAAAGTTTGTTCAGTTGTGACGAGCGAAAGATACTTGTATTGTGGCTTTAGTAGTGATATGTCTGAGTATAAAATAatgtgatgctttttcttttccctctttcagcAAAGTTTCTGTCTGAGAAATACGTGTTcactcagcaaaacaaaaacaacttttaaagGTTGTTCTCGGTGGAAATCACTCTATGCCCCATTACCTGCTTGAGTGAAACCAGTCTAAGAACTTCTGTCATGGCAGCTTTTCTGCTGGGAGCTGTGTTGCTTATTGTTCAACCTCAGATAGTGCCTTCCAGACCGGCTATAAATTCAAAGGCTGAGACTTCTTCTCAGTCTGTTCAGAAagagcttttaaagaaaatgtctcAAAAAAATGACTTCAAAGAAAGCATTCATTCTAATGGATCATGCCGGCAGCTGCCACAGACTATCATTATTGGAGTAAGAAAAGGTGGAACAAGGGCTTTGTTAGAGATGTTGAGTCTCCATCCAGAtattgcagcagcagaaagtgaAGTTCACTTCTTTGACTGGGAAGATCATTACAGAAATGGATTGCAGTGGTATATTAATCAAATGCCATTCTCTTATCCCCATCAGATCACCGTGGAAAAAACTCCAGCATATTTCACATCACCTAAAGTGCCTGAAAGAGTTTATAACATGAACCAATCAATGAGACTACTCCTTATTTTAAGAGACCCAAGTGAGAGAGTACTGTCAGATTACACCCAAGTGTTCTATAATCACATGCAGAAGCACAAGCCGTATCCATCCATTGAACAATTCCTGATTAAAGATGGTGAACTCAATGTGGACTACAAGGCAATAAACAGAAGCTTATACTACATTCACATGCAAAACTGGCTGAAGTATTTTCCTCTCAATCATATTCATATTGTAGATGGGGATAAACTAATCAAAGATCCCTTCCCAGAAATAGAGAAGGTAGAAAGATTTTTGAAGTTATCGCCACAGATAAACGCTTCaaacttttatttcaataaaactaAAGGCTTCTACTGCTTAAGGGACAGTGGTAGAGAGCGTTGTTTACATGAGTCAAAAGGACGAGCCCACCCACAAGTAGATACCCGGTTACTTGAGAAACTGCATGAATATTTCCATGAACCCAACAAGAAATTTTTCGAGCTTGTGGGCAGAACATTTGACTGGCACTCATTTGTGGCAAGTTAGTGGTAGGCTTCAGAACCTATGTTCCACTGTAcatttagaaattttaaaaggggCATTTAAGctataatttatttgtaaaatccataaatatttctgtacagTATTAGATTCACAATTGCCATATATACTAGTTATATTTTTCTACTTGTtaaatttgaaagcattttgtattgtttttcaTGGCTGTTAACATTGTGTATGATGTGTCTATATGAAGAAACTAAATTATTTCACTGCAAGATGGTCTCTTGAGAATGCAttgtctttttaataaatagGAAATTCATTACAACAGAACCCTTCAGAATTATTTGAATACTTTGGCCTTTCTGGACTATTCTGGACTTTCTCCTTTAATTGCTAATGAATATGCTAGactttacatttccttttttcttgctttaaaatgtggtttaagAATTTCTCTATcacttgaaaaaatattgttgtaCTTAGCAAATTGTTCCATTCTgctttataaaattatttcctcaaaAGTGGTTGTACTTCTACGTGTTGGGACATGCACACCCAAAGGAAAGTGGAAGTCTCTGTAATATGACATATTAACTGCTGTACTTACCTTTGTATAACCTGTTATAACAAGTGCTCCTCCAATTCTTTGGCAGTACAGTGCAGGTTTCATAGTAGATTTTTAAGGTTTCTGTGGGGACCTGCTCATAAAATCTGGAGTTAGCTGCAGAAATATGATCAACCTGAAAACTTCCTACAGTctctgaatatatatatatatacttcaTAAAGGAGGGTTGAGAGAAGACTTTAAGCAATATAGGGACATTTTCAAGGTTGCTTATGACTGTTCCTACGTTTTATAGCACATTTATGCTTTGCCATCACTGAAAATGAACACTTACACCAGAAAAATTAGTTGGTCTACATTGCAATAAGCAGCAACTTCATTCATATAAATATTACCACTTGTACTCCATTTAAGGCTGTTTCCTATGAGCTGTGCAGGTGCTTCATGCAACTGAAAATTGCCCATGGGCTGCTGTTCTTTTAATCTCCTTCCATGAGCCATGATGCCAAGTCTTGATTAGACTTGTGTGTTGTGGGATTAACCCCAATTCCAGGAACTTTTATGGTCTTTCGTCTGCTAAAAATGGAAGTTAGATGTTAGTACATTAGTAAAAATTACATCTCTCCTTGTCTACAGTAGTTATGATGTTGTCTTAGCCATTGATTTCTGGAGTTAAAGTTAATCCTGTTTCCACACAAGGCTTACTATGGTACTTTCATTCTGAGCTCCTAATTTTCCTGTTATGTTTAGCTGTTGAATGTGCAGTGGCGACACCCTGTAAATCTGAACTTGTAACTGATTGTTGCAATCctttataaaatttaaatgtagagtcattaatttttttctggtgagatGGTGCAAACTTGGGCACTATGACAAGGTACTGTCTGGATGCAAATATCCCATATTATGCTGCTTGCATGAAAATTTGCAGATGATgcccttctctctcctgctccttGTGCACCTGCCCAAGCTGTATTCAACCTCAGGGAGGTTGGTGGTGTTTTATAAAGTAGACCTTTGATGAAAGCCTACAATGAAATGGTATTGTactcaataaaatattttctgaattgcatctttcctttctcttttgttcatCAGTTTCTAGTTTGGAAGGCCAGAATTTAGGATTCAACTCCAGTTTGGATTCCAGTTAAATGTTACTTAAGAATTTACCTGTAGCCTAGTGAATTGGTTGGAAAGCAGTTGTTTGCTACTCAGTTGTGCCTGTATGGTCCATTGCTGACCCAGAATATACGACAAGGAGGGAAAGTTTCTGGTGACAGTAATGTCAGATCTTACATGACGCAGATGCCAAAAATTGGATTACAGGATTGTAGTGCCATCATAAATTTTCGAAAAGGTGAGTTCAGGGGGGGTTGTGTAATTTGGggcagtatttttctttacgcttattatttatttctttgctaatGTGACCTCTGCAGGAGCCATCTGCACCTAAGAGGTTTTGGTCCAGACAAAAGGCTTTTCACCTTAGTACAGTCCCATCTTCACTGGGACCTCCCTACAGTCCCAGACTACACCCACCACATTCACCAGATTTTTGCTGGGAAAGGAAAACTACTACCAGGGTATGTGACCAGGAGCCAGAGGAGACAGGGTTGCATCAAGTTCACCTGCAGCAGGTCATACAGGGCAGCATAAGGTGTAAGTGTTGAATTGTGAATGCCAGAGCAATATTGACACCTGATGTTGGTACTGAGAATACTTTTAGATGTATAATGCTACTTTATACCAGTATCTTGCTGTCACTAAGCAGGACACATGCACGTTTCCCACTGCCCAATACGGCTTGTCTCTGTAGAAAGAGAAGTAGAGCATGAACCATTGGGTCACTGTTTCTGTGTTAATGCTAAGACCCCATAGTGTGTTCTCTGTAGTATCAGGAGGTGAAGTGACCACTTCAGGGGCACATCCTGAAGCAAAGGTTCACATGACTCATGCCTTAGACCCTACATTCAAAGGGGCCCACAGACACTATGTCAAACTGAATGTTTATGCCTTGTGCAGGGATGACATGATTGTACAATACCTTATCCTGGAGGTTGCACAGCTAGCTATGTGGTGGCTATGATGATGATGGAAAATAAATCACACCCACACTAATAATAATGGTAAAATTTACCTGTCATAGATGTCCTAAATTCAAGAGTTACAATACTTAAAACTAGGTTTAGAGTATGAATGTTCAGTGTAACAGAGCAGCACTCACTTTCCACACATGCATTACTGTATTTACGTATATTTCCTAGactgtttcaaaagaaatgctAAACAACAATAAAAGACAAAAGTGAAGAGAGAATGGAAGAAAGAGGCTGAAGCACATTCTTATTGGGACTGTAGAAACACCAATAGGGAGCACTGAAGTCATGCCATatctattaattttttaaaatctctgaaaatCCCTTTCCAGTGTTATGCAATATAGGTATTTCTGTAAAACTCTACCATCTCAGGTTTAAAGTACAACCACTTAGGTGTTGCTCTAGAGGCCTGCTTCCTCGGGGCAGCTAGCCAAGTCTGTGATTACTCttgcaaatataaaataaatacaacacTCAATGTGCAATTCAAAGCCTACCACTCCCCATTTCctacaaaaagaaataccaaTCAAGTCATTAATCAGGGTGGCACTGTAGGACTAAGTCTTGCCCTTTGCTTCACAACATGGATTACTGTGAGTCTTTGAAAGCCAGATATTTTACCTGCAGAGGACAAAGTCTGAGCTATAATCGTTATTCCATGAGCACTGCTGAAAAAGtatggaaagggaaaaaagtctcctaggaaaaaaatcacagaagttCTTACTTCATCAAGACTATTGCTACGTACTGTTGGTGCTGTATGATCCTTTTACAcgtgctttgtttttccttgtgcCTTTTTCCTGATGTTGTAGGTGAAATAACATCTACTGTGCTTGAATAAATCAACTTTGTTTTGgaacatctcagaaaaaaaatccatccttttttttaatcttgcttgAGCCTGTTTGTATTGGGAATATGGTAATGCTACACTCCATGGTGAGCGTGTGAGACTTACCACCACAGAGTAGTTTAGACAAAAACTTCATTACTTTGGGGCTCAAGGCTGATTCATGTTTCCTTGTTTCATGCATTTTCATAcctattttctgcagaaagccagGATTCTCATTCCCTCTTGTCATACACACAGATTTCcaatatctaaaaataaatgttggttTAAGACATATTTCCATGtatgtttcttctgctgtagCTAGCATGACTGATCATGTATTTAAGAAAGTTCACACATGCACCCCACAAGTAAGAGGCTGTACATCAAAACTACTTTGCAGAGGAATATcccttcttctttctctttttcaaagtCTCTGACTTTAAAGTCCTTATTAAGCTCACATTGTGGATGAAATTTTGCAGGAGTAAATTAGTAAATGTTCTCTATTACAgtaatacagtaataaaaagtACAGTAaggcaaaaatattaaattaacaTTGTCAACAAAGTGTGTTGAACTTGCTACTAGGTGCATACCAGCTGAAATAGTTGCAAATATGTGCCCCTACAGCTGTAATATTATTCTTTTCCCATTCTTAACCctggaaattttatttatatgacTCTGCCTAAGTGCCCAGTTATGCTGGAAAGATTGTATGTTCAATGTTACTTCCTTCATTTTGCAGTTGCATTCAAAAGGCCAGTTACAGATGGCAACCATGCAAATATcttatgaaaaacatttattagtattttgcttaccaaaaataaatgaaattgcATTTATGTCTCCTAGAATATTAGCAAAGGAAAGCAGTACTCTTTCCTTGCAATACTAACTGATCCACAGTAAATTTTCTACTTAACTACCACACATCAGTTGATGCAGCTTTTAAGTTAATAGTGCAATAAACTCAACAGTGATGCTGCAGATTTTAAATGCCTTCTGGgatatataaaatatgcaagtcagggtggggagcagctggaTGCATAGGAACAGCTGGTCTCATTGGTCTGAGaacactttttttgttgctgttaatgATAAGGGACATGAAATTTTTGGCTTGAATATAACTTTGTGTTATCTATGAAAGCAGTGTCTTCAATTAACTTCTAAGTCAATAATCCTATCATAATGATATAATCTTTTTACTTGCTATTGACATTATGTTCTGCCAAAACAGTTTAAGAGCCAAACCCCAAGCAGCAGGTGCATGAGGAATCCtttagtatattaaaaaaattgtaatacAACATAGACACATAGTTTCACTTATGAAGGCACGTTCACTTGAACAAAGGACTGTTCTAAAGTGAATGGAAAAATTCTTCTTAATTTGGATGAGGGTTACAAAAACAGGAACATGTATGCATTCACAGTAAAACAGCAGAACAACTAACATGCCCTCTGCTCCTTGGTTTTCAATCAGTCACCACTATTTCAACAATAATGATCAGGGCATTTTACAGCACTGAACACAGTTCAGTCCAGATAACACACAGTTAGAAAAGGAGGAGTTCTTGAAGTATTTCTTACACCAGACAGACTTCTCATGGTATCTCCTGTTACTGAAAATTGTGacattcctttttcctctccagtaTGCTGCTGTATCGCATCTGTCCTATGATTAACTATTATATTATCACTCTGTAAGAAAATAGCTCCATGATCTGATGGTATTTTTATAGAATACTGTTCAAATGAATGGGAAATCACAGCGTTATAGGGTCTCAAGCATACTTTGTTTATGTTTGTTCtgatatattttaaactttaattaaataaaattctatAGGGTCTCAAGCATACTTTGTTTATGTTTGTTCtgatatattttaaactttaattaaataaaattcagcttGTTTGGTCTGTGTAATTGTATTACAGGAGGAGCTATTGTCACACCGTCACATGCAACTAGTTACCTAATGcttttggtaaaaataaatgtataatcAAAGGAACATATTTTTCCCATTGCTAGAGTAGCAGTTATGTTATTGGCAAAATTAAGAGACTTTTACCTATACTATGAGCGGTAGCAGTATTTCTTGTGAAGTAATGGAAACAGTCTGAGAACCATTCCCTTGATCCACATAGGAATggcatcttttttccccttgtgacTTTGTGTAAAGTACAAAGAGCAGGAATGCAAGTTGTGTTCTACAGTCAGTTAACAAAGGTAACATAAGTGTGCATGTGCTGGAAGAAAAGGCATTGGAACCATACcatgtcttttttattttactgacttGTTTTCTTGCCTGAGCATGTGGGTTCCTGTGCAAGGGGAATAATAGAGGGAACAAAAGGACACACCCTCCAGAAACAAAGCATCTAATCCATTTTGACggtgacactggctgggacCAGGGCTAAAGAGCCAATTAAACAGACAAGGACATTGGAAGCAGATAGTAAGGGAACACTGGATACAGGGGAGCATCTTACCATAGCTGCATTCCCTATGTTCACATCCTTACATA contains these protein-coding regions:
- the HS3ST1 gene encoding heparan sulfate glucosamine 3-O-sulfotransferase 1 — encoded protein: MAAFLLGAVLLIVQPQIVPSRPAINSKAETSSQSVQKELLKKMSQKNDFKESIHSNGSCRQLPQTIIIGVRKGGTRALLEMLSLHPDIAAAESEVHFFDWEDHYRNGLQWYINQMPFSYPHQITVEKTPAYFTSPKVPERVYNMNQSMRLLLILRDPSERVLSDYTQVFYNHMQKHKPYPSIEQFLIKDGELNVDYKAINRSLYYIHMQNWLKYFPLNHIHIVDGDKLIKDPFPEIEKVERFLKLSPQINASNFYFNKTKGFYCLRDSGRERCLHESKGRAHPQVDTRLLEKLHEYFHEPNKKFFELVGRTFDWHSFVAS